The following coding sequences are from one Elusimicrobium minutum Pei191 window:
- the nrdD gene encoding anaerobic ribonucleoside-triphosphate reductase — protein sequence MTTQERTNLVQELKELNALKAEVKGSKCEVYSRVCGYLRPTSNWNDGKREEFGMRKFMSVSK from the coding sequence ATGACAACACAAGAAAGAACAAATTTAGTGCAGGAACTTAAAGAACTTAACGCACTTAAAGCGGAAGTAAAAGGCTCAAAATGTGAGGTTTATTCAAGAGTTTGCGGCTATTTGCGCCCGACATCTAATTGGAACGATGGCAAAAGAGAAGAATTTGGCATGCGCAAATTCATGAGCGTTTCAAAATAA